A part of Gadus morhua chromosome 17, gadMor3.0, whole genome shotgun sequence genomic DNA contains:
- the ftcdnl1 gene encoding formiminotransferase N-terminal subdomain-containing protein, translated as MASSVPGRRLVACLLNVSEARRKDLVEMVAMAAVYKSKGELREGATVLNIFNDLDYNRSVITIVAGIDSVREAVLSACEAACGLIDMRAHSGAHPRMGAVDLIPIYPLDEALGLDDCAAEAQAIARGLTERVPGSSAFLFGWADCPLQRGLAQRRRDMGWFSKTPHMHAVTADVGPPPQRRYGLTGVGAGPYVMNCNVTIDTADLALGRRVAAALRESAPGGVPGVQVLALPHGGAVEIACNVESVRGGPPAGHGPEAEREAWPTFSIGGERYCHAPASLITARVGALAGQQGVGLKGTALVGFTPTQCRGLAERALSLGLGEFWKEQRGGGGGGLRM; from the exons ATGGCCTCCAGTGTGCCGGGCCGCCGGCTGGTGGCCTGCCTCCTCAACGTGTCCGAGGCTCGGAGGAAGGACCTGGTGGAGATGGTAGCCATGGCCGCCGTCTACAAAAGCAAAG GTGAGCTGCGGGAGGGGGCGACGGTGCTGAACATCTTCAACGACCTGGACTACAACCGCTCCGTCATCACCATCGTGGCGGGCATCGACTCCGTCA GGGAGGCGGTGCTGTCTGCGTGCGAGGCCGCCTGTGGGTTGATTGACATGCGGGCTCACAGTGGAGCCCACCCCCGCATGGGGGCAGTGGACCTGATCCCCATCTACCCCCTGGACGAGGCGCTGGGCCTGGACGACTGTGCTGCAGAGGCTCAAG cCATCGCCCGGGGCCTCACGGAGCGGGTCCCTGGCTCCAGTGCCTTCCTGTTCGGCTGGGCGGACTGCCCCCTGCAGCGCGGCCTGGCCCAGAGGAGAAGGGACATGGGCTGGTTCAGCAAGACCCCCCACATGCACGCCGTCACGGCCGACGTCGGGCCCCCGCCACAGAGACGCTACGGCCTCACAG GCGTGGGCGCGGGGCCCTACGTGATGAACTGTAATGTGACCATCGACACGGCGGACCTGGCCCTGGGCCGCCGGGTGGCCGCCGCCCTGAGGGAGTCGGCCCCCGGGGGCGTGCCCGGGGTGCAGGTGCTGGCCCTGCCACACGGGGGCGCCGTGGAGATCGCCTGCAACGTGGAGAGCGTGCGCGGCGGCCCGCCCGCCGGCCACGGCCCCGAGGCGGAGCGGGAGGCGTGGCCGACGTTCAGCATCGGCGGGGAGCGCTACTGCCACGCCCCGGCCTCGCTCATCACGGCCAGGGTGGGGGCGCTGGccggccagcagggggtggGCCTGAAGGGCACGGCCCTGGTGGGCTTCACCCCCACCCAGTGCAGGGGTCTGGCGGAGAGGGCGCTCTCGCTGGGCCTCGGAGAGTTCTGGAAGGAgcagcgcggcggcggcggcggcgggctccGCATGTGA
- the c17h2orf69 gene encoding mitochondrial protein C2orf69 homolog, translating to MSTRVAQSSCDPAGMGQPEAPGLGSGAPGLGSGAPGLGSGVPGLGSGALGLSPQGVPDLGSGCPERPQLLVAVPGCDPSRVNDLLVLRPSEWYRCRGSTAELDRSSNDHVVFFHGDIQNLQEEMSVQPEGAKWLSWSLEQVGLSLGRRFPGRTVWVVRASSMYLHMFSSYHNFVEGNLFGAPEHRPYAPDSGAFQHLRGLLSHGMQRAGLPHPLPPPGGASAVPPGFSLTLVGFSKGCVVLNQMVYEMAGARADPRMAPFVESVSDIYWLDGGHPGGGGTWVTDKAALRELASSGAALHAHVTPYEVRDPMRAWVGREHDAFVKTLVELGARLTHQVHFEDEPPSIENHFRVIQEF from the exons ATGAGCACCAGGGTGGCGCAGTCATCCTGCGACCCAGCGGGGATGGGTCAACCAGAAGCCCCGGGTCTCGGCTCCGGAGCCCCGGGTCTCGGCTCCGGAGCCCCGGGTCTCGGCTCCGGAGTCCCGGGTCTCGGCTCCGGAGCCTTGGGTCTGAGTCCACAAGGAGTCCCGGATCTCGGCTCTGGATGCCCAGAGCGGCCCCAGCTCCTGGTCGCGGTACCCGGTTGCGACCCAAGCCGGGTGAACGACCTGCTGGTGCTCCGTCCTTCCGAGTGGTACCGCTGCCGTGGGTCCACCGCAGAGCTGGACCGGAGCAGTAACGACCATGTGGTGTTCTTCCATGGAGATATtcag AACCTCCAGGAGGAGATGTCCGTCCAGCCGGAGGGGGCCAAGTGGCTGTCCTGGAGCCTGGAGCAGGTGGGCCTCTCCCTGGGCCGGCGGTTCCCGGGCCGCACCGTGTGGGTGGTGCGCGCCTCCAGCATGTACCTCCACATGTTCAGCAGCTACCACAACTTTGTGGAGGGCAACCTGTTCGGGGCCCCAGAGCACCGGCCCTACGCCCCCGACTCGGGGGCCTTCCAGCACCTCAG GGGACTGTTGAGTCACGGCATGCAGCGAGCCGGCCTGCCACACCCTCTTCCACCACCGGGGGGCGCTAGCGCCGTGCCACCCGGGTTCTCCTTAACGCTGGTGGGCTTCAGTAAGGGCTGCGTGGTGCTGAACCAGATGGTGTACGAGATGGCCGGGGCGCGGGCGGACCCCCGGATGGCGCCCTTCGTCGAGAGCGTCTCGGACATCTACTGGCTGGACGGCGGGCACCCGGGAGGGGGCGGGACCTGGGTGACGGACAAGGCGGCGCTGAGGGAGCTGGCGTCCAGCGGCGCGGCGCTTCACGCCCACGTGACGCCCTACGAGGTGCGCGACCCCATGCGGGCCTGGGTGGGGCGCGAGCATGACGCCTTCGTGAAGACCTTGGTGGAGCTGGGGGCGCGGCTCACCCACCAGGTCCACTTTGAGGACGAGCCCCCCTCCATAGAGAACCACTTCAGGGTCATCCAGGAGTTCTGA